From Carya illinoinensis cultivar Pawnee chromosome 5, C.illinoinensisPawnee_v1, whole genome shotgun sequence, one genomic window encodes:
- the LOC122309576 gene encoding probable jasmonic acid carboxyl methyltransferase 2, with translation MEVNQILSMNGGDGETSYAKNSLIQKWVMLKAKPILEESVLRLSLSRFPECVKLADFGCSSGPNTLLLVWEILDIIHATCQRVNRKAPMFQVFLNDLPGNDFNTIFRSLPSFYEKLKKERGSEFERAFFIAGMPGTFYGRLFPDCFLHFVYSSFSLHWRSQVPEGLVGESGVPLNKGNIHIAKTSSHNVLKAYSDLFEKDFTLFLRSRSQEMVPGGHMLLVMMGSTRKADSSSNQSCSIWELLGITLNDMVLEGKVEEAKLDRFNLPFYAPTIEEAKAVIQTEGTFNIHRFETFEADWDCNMDDMSNKGFSFEKPGRGKYVAMSIRVVAESMLVGHFGEGIMDDLFERFSNKIEEYLEDEEGKYSFITISMTKNV, from the exons ATGGAAGTGAATCAAATTCTCAGCATGAATGGAGGAGACGGAGAAACAAGCTATGCCAAAAACTCTTTAATTCAG AAATGGGTGATGCTCAAGGCAAAGCCAATATTAGAAGAAAGCGTATTACGGCTCTCTCTAAGCAGATTCCCCGAGTGTGTAAAACTAGCAGATTTTGGATGTTCATCAGGACCCAACACGCTGTTGTTGGTTTGGGAGATTCTGGACATCATCCATGCAACATGCCAACGGGTTAATCGCAAGGCACCCATGTTCCAAGTGTTTCTTAATGATCTTCCAGGAAATGATTTCAATACCATATTCAGGTCTTTGCCGAGTTTTTATGAGAAACTAAAGAAAGAGAGGGGAAGTGAGTTTGAGCGCGCTTTTTTCATCGCAGGAATGCCTGGAACTTTCTATGGGAGGCTCTTTCCTGActgttttcttcattttgtttacTCTTCTTTCAGTCTTCATTGGCGTTCCCAG GTCCCTGAAGGGCTTGTAGGGGAATCAGGGGTTCCATTAAACAAGGGTAATATTCACATAGCAAAGACAAGCTCCCATAATGTGCTTAAAGCCTACTCGGATCTTTTTGAGAAAGACTTCACATTATTTTTAAGATCACGTTCGCAAGAGATGGTCCCTGGTGGTCACATGCTCCTTGTGATGATGGGAAGTACCAGGAAAGCTGATTCTTCTAGCAACCAAAGCTGCTCCATCTGGGAGTTATTAGGAATCACTCTAAATGACATGGTCCTAGAG GGAAAAGTTGAAGAGGCGAAATTGGACAGGTTCAATCTGCCATTTTATGCACCTACTATTGAGGAAGCCAAGGCCGTGATCCAAACAGAAGGAACCTTTAACATTCATCGATTTGAAACATTTGAAGCGGACTGGGATTGTAACATGGATGACATGAGTAACAAAGGGTTTAGTTTTGAAAAACCCGGTAGAGGCAAGTATGTGGCCATGAGTATAAGGGTGGTTGCAGAATCGATGCTGGTGGGTCATTTTGGAGAAGGGATCATGGATGACTTGTTTGAAAGATTTTCCAATAAGATAGAAGAATATTTGGAGGATGAGGAAGGCAAGTACTCGTTTATCACCATTTCCATGACCAAGAATGTTTAA